In one window of Pseudoalteromonas espejiana DSM 9414 DNA:
- the folE gene encoding GTP cyclohydrolase I FolE produces MHDELKQSYQNIITAVGEDANREGLLDTPKRAAKAMEYLTKGYRQTLDEITNNAVFTSDADDMVLVQDIELYSMCEHHLLPFIGRCHIAYIPDGKVLGLSKFARIVDMFARRFQIQEQLTHQIAKAVEEVTGAKGVGVIVEAKHMCMMMRGVEKQNSSMRTSVMLGNFRSDSKTRNEFLQLIKG; encoded by the coding sequence ATGCATGACGAATTAAAACAAAGCTACCAAAACATTATTACTGCTGTAGGCGAAGATGCTAATCGTGAAGGCTTATTAGACACACCAAAGCGCGCAGCCAAAGCAATGGAATATTTAACTAAAGGCTATCGTCAAACGCTTGATGAAATTACTAACAATGCGGTATTTACCTCTGACGCTGATGACATGGTACTGGTGCAAGATATAGAACTTTACTCTATGTGTGAGCACCATTTATTGCCGTTTATTGGTCGCTGCCATATTGCTTATATTCCAGATGGCAAAGTACTTGGTTTATCTAAGTTCGCGCGCATTGTTGATATGTTTGCTCGTCGCTTTCAAATTCAAGAGCAACTTACTCACCAAATTGCCAAAGCAGTTGAAGAAGTAACAGGTGCTAAAGGCGTGGGTGTTATTGTTGAAGCTAAACACATGTGTATGATGATGCGCGGTGTAGAAAAGCAAAATTCAAGCATGCGTACCTCTGTAATGCTAGGTAACTTTAGAAGCGACTCTAAAACACGCAACGAGTTTTTACAGCTTATTAAGGGCTAA
- the folM gene encoding dihydromonapterin reductase, translating to MTSPILITGAGQRIGLALAKHFLSQDQAIIITYRTRHRAVDLLEQQGAVCIYADFSTDAGISTFIDALKQHTDSLRAIVHNASSWDCEANNPDFEALFDNMMRIHAKTPYLINNKCADLLLAYQLASKAPADIIHLTDYVVETGSPKHIAYAASKAALDNLTKSFSAKYAPNIKVNSVAPSLIIFNEHDDEAYRAKTLKKSLMGIEPGCQEIINSIDLLLQSHYITGRALPVDGGRHLK from the coding sequence ATGACATCGCCTATTTTAATAACGGGTGCAGGACAACGCATCGGCCTTGCACTTGCTAAACATTTTTTATCGCAAGACCAAGCAATTATTATTACCTATCGCACGCGCCACCGCGCTGTTGATTTACTCGAGCAACAAGGTGCGGTATGTATTTATGCCGATTTTAGTACTGATGCCGGCATTTCTACTTTTATAGATGCACTTAAGCAACATACGGATTCATTGCGCGCGATAGTACACAACGCCTCTAGCTGGGATTGCGAAGCAAATAACCCTGACTTTGAGGCGTTATTCGATAACATGATGCGCATTCATGCCAAAACACCGTATTTAATTAATAACAAATGCGCAGATTTATTACTTGCTTACCAATTAGCGTCTAAAGCCCCTGCTGATATTATTCATTTAACCGATTACGTAGTAGAAACAGGCAGCCCTAAACACATTGCTTATGCCGCAAGTAAAGCTGCGCTCGATAACCTCACAAAGTCATTTAGTGCTAAATATGCGCCTAATATAAAAGTAAACTCGGTAGCACCATCATTAATCATTTTTAATGAACATGACGATGAAGCTTATCGCGCTAAAACGCTGAAAAAATCATTAATGGGTATTGAGCCCGGTTGCCAAGAGATTATTAATAGTATTGATTTATTACTGCAAAGCCACTACATCACAGGCCGCGCTTTGCCCGTAGATGGCGGACGCCATTTAAAGTAG
- the nadE gene encoding ammonia-dependent NAD(+) synthetase, translating to MRAEIMAEMKVQPTIDVNAEITRRVSFIKARLVAAHSVSLVLGISGGVDSSTCGRLCQLAVDELNAEQSTDKYQFIAVRLPYGIQADEDEAQMAVDFIKPSKRMTVNVKPAADALHEQAMAAVVGSGESLPDQAKVDFVKGNVKARQRMVAQYEIAGFCQGLVVGTDHSAENITGFYTKFGDGACDLAPLFGLSKRQVRALASALGAPDLLVTKAPTADLESDRPGLTDEEALGLSYEQIDDFLEGKPVSAEVEQKLTDIYIRTQHKRQPIPTIYDEL from the coding sequence ATGCGCGCCGAAATTATGGCTGAAATGAAAGTTCAGCCAACTATAGATGTAAACGCCGAAATTACCCGTCGAGTTAGCTTTATCAAAGCACGTTTAGTGGCAGCTCATTCAGTCTCGCTTGTGCTTGGTATTAGCGGTGGTGTTGACTCATCAACCTGCGGGCGTTTATGTCAGTTGGCGGTAGATGAGCTAAATGCCGAACAAAGTACCGACAAATATCAATTTATAGCGGTACGCTTGCCATACGGTATACAAGCCGATGAAGATGAAGCGCAAATGGCCGTTGATTTTATTAAGCCAAGCAAACGTATGACCGTAAACGTAAAACCGGCTGCCGATGCGCTTCATGAGCAAGCCATGGCCGCGGTTGTTGGTAGTGGCGAAAGCTTGCCCGACCAAGCTAAAGTAGATTTTGTTAAGGGTAATGTAAAAGCGCGCCAACGCATGGTAGCGCAGTATGAAATAGCAGGCTTTTGCCAAGGCCTAGTTGTAGGTACCGACCACAGCGCTGAAAACATTACTGGCTTTTACACTAAATTTGGCGATGGTGCCTGCGATTTAGCGCCGTTATTTGGCTTATCAAAACGCCAAGTACGCGCACTTGCGAGCGCTTTAGGTGCACCCGACTTACTCGTTACAAAAGCGCCTACCGCCGATTTAGAAAGCGACCGTCCAGGCCTTACTGACGAAGAAGCCTTAGGCTTGAGCTATGAACAAATAGATGACTTTTTAGAAGGTAAACCTGTATCTGCCGAGGTTGAGCAAAAGCTTACTGACATATATATACGCACTCAGCACAAGCGCCAGCCAATACCGACTATTTACGACGAATTATAA
- a CDS encoding YceH family protein, whose protein sequence is MQLSANQQRVIGCLLEKQSTTPEHYPLSLNALTNACNQKSNRDPVLSLSESEVQSALDELVSLRLVTLDEGLSGRVNKYDHRFCNTEFSNLQFSSQQRAIICLLLLRGAQTPGELRTRSSRLAEFNNVSEVETALDGLANDDYVIKLDREPGKRESRYMHLFADLTIEATSQPTTAVEEIKNDEINELLAEIEELKAELSRIKAHLGL, encoded by the coding sequence ATGCAATTATCAGCAAATCAGCAGCGCGTTATTGGCTGCCTTTTAGAAAAACAAAGCACAACGCCAGAGCATTACCCGCTATCGTTAAACGCATTAACTAACGCGTGTAATCAAAAATCTAACCGCGACCCAGTGCTAAGCCTTAGCGAAAGTGAAGTTCAATCGGCACTAGATGAGCTTGTAAGCTTGCGTTTAGTAACCCTTGATGAAGGCCTTTCAGGTCGTGTAAATAAATACGACCACCGTTTTTGCAACACCGAATTTAGTAATTTGCAGTTTAGCAGTCAACAACGCGCTATTATTTGTTTACTGCTATTGCGCGGCGCACAAACTCCAGGGGAGCTTAGAACGCGCAGCTCACGCCTAGCCGAATTTAACAACGTAAGCGAAGTTGAAACCGCGCTTGATGGTTTAGCAAACGATGATTATGTAATTAAACTAGACCGCGAACCAGGTAAGCGTGAAAGCCGCTATATGCACCTTTTTGCCGATTTAACCATTGAAGCCACTAGCCAACCCACTACTGCAGTAGAAGAAATTAAAAATGATGAAATTAACGAACTACTTGCAGAAATTGAGGAGCTAAAAGCCGAACTAAGCCGTATAAAAGCACATTTAGGGCTTTAA